Below is a genomic region from Streptomyces ferrugineus.
GACCGTCCGCAAGGTCACCGGGCACCCGATCCCCGAGGTCGTGGCCCCGCGCCGGGGCGGCGACCCGGCCGCCCTGGTCGCCTCCGCCGACACCGCCCGCGAGCGGCTCGGCTGGAACCCGTCCCGGGCGGACCTCGCCGGGATCGTCGCGGACGCGTGGGAGTTCGCGCAGCGGCGCGGCAACTAGAACGTACGAAAGGTCAGGGTCAGGGGATGAGCGTCGACACGGCAGCCGCGGTCGCCGAGCGGTTCAGGGAGCTGTACGGGGCCGAGCCGGAGGGGGTGTGGGCCGCGCCGGGCCGGGTCAACCTGATCGGCGAGCACACCGACTACAACGACGGCTTCGTCATGCCGTTCGCGCTGCCGCACACCGCGGTCGCGGCGGTCTCGCGGCGCGCGGACGGCGTCCTGCGGCTGCACTCGGCCGACGTCGAGGGCGGCGTGGTGGAGCTGCGGCTCGACGACCTGCGCCCCGAGACGGACCGGAACTGGACGGCGTACCCGTCGGGCGTCGTCTGGGCCCTGCGCCAGGCCGGCCACGCGGTGACCGGCGCCGACATCCACCTCGCCTCGACGGTCCCGGCGGGCGCGGGCCTGTCGTCGTCGGCGGCCCTGGAGGTCGTGGTCGCGCTCGCGCTCAACGACCTCTACGACCTGGGCCAGAAGGGCTGGCAGCTGGCCCGCCTGTGCCAGCGCGCCGAGAACGTCTACGTCGGCGCCCCGGTCGGCATCATGGACCAGACCGCGTCCGCCTGCTGCGAGGCCGGCCACGCCCTCTTCCTCGACACCCGTGACCTCTCCCAGCGGCAGATCCCCTTCGACCTGGCCGCCGAGGGCATGCGCCTGCTCGTCGTCGACACCCAGGTCAAGCACTCCCACAGCGAGGGCGAGTACGGCAAGCGCCGCGCGGGCTGCGAGAAGGGCGCGGCCCTGCTGGGCGTCGACGCGCTCAGGGACGTCGCCTACGACGGCCTGGACGCGGCCCTCGAGCGGCTCGGCGACGACGAGGAGGTCCGCCGGCTGGTCCGGCACGTGGTCACGGAGGACCAGCGTGTCGAACGCGTCGTCGCCCTGCTGGAGTCCGGTGAGACACGGGCGATCGGCCCGGTGCTGACGCAGGGCCACGCCTCCCTGCGCGACGACTTCCGCATCTCCTGCCCCGAGCTGGACCTGGTCGTGGACACGGCCCTGGCGGGCGGCGCCCTCGGCGCCCGCATGACCGGCGGCGGCTTCGGCGGCTCGGCGATCGTGCTGGCCGAGGCGGCCGACGTCGAGACCATCACCAAGGCGGTCGAAGAGGCCTTCGCCGCGGCCGGGTTCACCGCGCCGCGCGTGTTCGAGGCGGTGCCGGCGGCGGGCGCCCGGCGGCTGAGCTGAGCCCGCGGAAGCCGCAGACGGGGCCGAGGCGACGCCTCGGCCCCGGGTGCGGCAAGCCCCTCTAGAGGTACCCCCACGCCCGGCACATCGGCCGCAGCACATCCGCGATCTCGTCCTGCGACGGTGCCGGCCGGTCCGGCTGTACCCGGCCCGAGCGGATCTTGTCGTTCCAGTCGCCGAAGCCGCCGCCCAGTACGGCGCCCTCCAGGCTGCTGCCGTATTCGAGCATGCCGGGCTCGTAGTCGAGGTCCAGGAAGCGGCAGATGTCGCGGAGCGCGGCGACGGGGTCGGCGGTGAGGTCCTCGTAGCGCAGGATGTGGCCGCCGAGTTCGGCGTGGGCCTCCTCCATGGCCTCCATGTACCGCAGCACGCGCTCGGCCGCCTCCTCGCGGGTGCGGTCCGGGACGGCCTCGTGCCAGGAGCGGGCCACCGCGGCCGGATGCCGGCGCAGGAAGACGAAGCGGGCATCCGGCCAGGTCTCGGCGATGCGCCGCCATGCGAAGGCGTTGCCCGGGGTCTTCTCCACGATGAACGACTTGCCGGACTTCACCAGTTCCCGGTGCAGGATGCGGTCCCACAGCAGCGCCTCCAGCTCCTCGTACCCGAGGCCGAGCGCGCGCATGGACTTCTCGGTGGGGCTGTGGGTCTTGAAGTACACCTCGAGGCCGGTCAGGTGCAGCTCGTGCGCGGCGTGCAGCCGGGAGTGCGCGCCCAGCATCATGCGCAGCAGGGTCGATCCGGAGCGCACGGAGGTGAGGATGAAGACCGGCCGTCGCAGCAGCCGGTCCACGGCCGGATCCACCGGTCCGCCCACCGCCCCGGTCGCGGGGCGCTCCGGGCGCGGGCCGCGCGGTGCGGGGATGGCGCCGAGATTTTCCTTCGGCGGCGACGGAGCCGGCACTCGGCGTACCTGGTACCCGGTCGTCGCTCCGATCTTCGAGTTCAGCTTCCGCAGCATGCTCATGGGGCGGAGGGTAGGGGATGTGCCTGAGACGACACTGAGACTCAGATTGATCCCAGATGCTTGGTCAGGGTGTACTCCGTGATGCCCGGCGGATAGTCCGGGATCACACACACCACGTCATACCCCTGCCGCTGGTAGAACTCCGGCGCCTGGAAGTCCCAGGTCTCCAGGCGTACGGCAGCGCAGCCCCGCTCGGCGCGGGCCACGCGCTCCGCCTGTGCAAGCAGTCGCGAACCGATGCCCGCGCCGCGAAGGCGTTCGTCGACCCAGAGGTAGGTGACATGGAGCCAGGTGGT
It encodes:
- a CDS encoding sulfotransferase family protein gives rise to the protein MSMLRKLNSKIGATTGYQVRRVPAPSPPKENLGAIPAPRGPRPERPATGAVGGPVDPAVDRLLRRPVFILTSVRSGSTLLRMMLGAHSRLHAAHELHLTGLEVYFKTHSPTEKSMRALGLGYEELEALLWDRILHRELVKSGKSFIVEKTPGNAFAWRRIAETWPDARFVFLRRHPAAVARSWHEAVPDRTREEAAERVLRYMEAMEEAHAELGGHILRYEDLTADPVAALRDICRFLDLDYEPGMLEYGSSLEGAVLGGGFGDWNDKIRSGRVQPDRPAPSQDEIADVLRPMCRAWGYL
- a CDS encoding GNAT family N-acetyltransferase — protein: MVSRMFRLETEVDKARQDLLRRRLRDTNSAASPILRALRGTPGGRERPLQVWALDEADAVAGGLVGYTWTTWLHVTYLWVDERLRGAGIGSRLLAQAERVARAERGCAAVRLETWDFQAPEFYQRQGYDVVCVIPDYPPGITEYTLTKHLGSI
- the galK gene encoding galactokinase, whose translation is MSVDTAAAVAERFRELYGAEPEGVWAAPGRVNLIGEHTDYNDGFVMPFALPHTAVAAVSRRADGVLRLHSADVEGGVVELRLDDLRPETDRNWTAYPSGVVWALRQAGHAVTGADIHLASTVPAGAGLSSSAALEVVVALALNDLYDLGQKGWQLARLCQRAENVYVGAPVGIMDQTASACCEAGHALFLDTRDLSQRQIPFDLAAEGMRLLVVDTQVKHSHSEGEYGKRRAGCEKGAALLGVDALRDVAYDGLDAALERLGDDEEVRRLVRHVVTEDQRVERVVALLESGETRAIGPVLTQGHASLRDDFRISCPELDLVVDTALAGGALGARMTGGGFGGSAIVLAEAADVETITKAVEEAFAAAGFTAPRVFEAVPAAGARRLS